From Acidobacteriota bacterium, a single genomic window includes:
- the groL gene encoding chaperonin GroEL (60 kDa chaperone family; promotes refolding of misfolded polypeptides especially under stressful conditions; forms two stacked rings of heptamers to form a barrel-shaped 14mer; ends can be capped by GroES; misfolded proteins enter the barrel where they are refolded when GroES binds): MAKQVVHGEESRSAILRGVNQLADAVKVTLGPKGRNVVIDKKFGSPTITKDGVTVAKEIELKDALENMGAQMVREVASKTSDVAGDGTTTATVLAQAIFKEGVRTVAAGANPMALKRGIEQAVAAIVEEVKRLAKPVSGESIGQVGTVSANGDTKIGEIIAEAMAKVGKDGVITVEESRTMDTTLEVVDGMQFDRGYLSPYFVTDADRMEVVLDEPMILINEKKISNMRDLLPILEKVAQMGRPLLIIAEDVEGEALATLVVNKLRGTLNVAAVKAPGFGDRRKAMLEDIATLTGGKVISEDLGIKLESITVEDLGRAKRVTIDKDNTTIVDGQGIGDAVEGRVKTIRNQIEETTSDYDREKLQERLAKLVGGVAVIKVGAATETEMKEKKARVEDAMHATRAAVEEGIVAGGGVTLVRAAKVLDTLVVTGDSDEKIGVNIIKRAVEEPLRQIVGNAGKEGAVIVEKIRNEDSETYGFNAATEVFEDLVAAGVIDPAKVTRTALQNAASIAGLMLTTEAMISELPDDKPEMGGMPGGGMGMGM, from the coding sequence ATGGCTAAACAAGTTGTACACGGAGAAGAGTCGCGTTCGGCGATTTTGCGCGGAGTCAATCAGCTCGCCGACGCAGTAAAGGTTACGTTGGGTCCGAAGGGCCGCAATGTCGTTATCGACAAGAAGTTCGGTTCGCCGACGATCACCAAGGACGGTGTTACCGTCGCGAAGGAAATCGAACTCAAGGACGCGCTTGAAAATATGGGCGCGCAGATGGTCCGCGAAGTCGCGTCGAAGACCTCGGACGTCGCCGGTGACGGAACGACGACCGCGACGGTTCTCGCCCAAGCGATCTTTAAGGAAGGCGTTCGCACCGTCGCCGCCGGAGCCAATCCGATGGCGCTCAAACGCGGCATCGAACAGGCCGTCGCGGCGATCGTCGAAGAAGTCAAGCGTCTCGCAAAGCCGGTTTCCGGCGAATCGATCGGACAGGTCGGAACGGTTTCCGCCAACGGCGATACCAAGATCGGCGAGATCATCGCCGAGGCGATGGCCAAGGTCGGCAAAGACGGCGTCATCACTGTTGAAGAATCGCGCACGATGGATACGACGCTCGAAGTCGTCGACGGAATGCAGTTCGACCGCGGATATCTTTCGCCGTACTTCGTCACCGACGCCGACCGTATGGAAGTCGTCCTCGACGAACCGATGATCCTCATCAACGAGAAGAAGATCTCGAACATGCGCGACTTGCTGCCGATCCTCGAAAAGGTCGCGCAGATGGGACGCCCGCTGCTGATCATCGCCGAAGACGTCGAAGGCGAAGCGCTCGCGACGCTCGTCGTCAACAAACTCCGCGGCACGCTCAACGTCGCCGCCGTCAAGGCTCCGGGCTTTGGCGATCGCCGCAAAGCGATGCTCGAAGACATCGCGACGCTGACGGGCGGAAAGGTCATCTCGGAAGATCTCGGCATCAAGCTCGAGTCGATCACCGTCGAAGACCTCGGACGCGCGAAGCGTGTCACGATCGACAAGGACAACACGACGATCGTTGACGGCCAGGGCATCGGAGACGCGGTTGAAGGACGCGTCAAGACGATCCGCAACCAGATCGAAGAAACCACTTCGGACTACGATCGCGAAAAACTTCAGGAACGTCTCGCCAAATTGGTCGGCGGCGTCGCCGTCATCAAAGTCGGCGCGGCGACCGAGACCGAAATGAAGGAAAAGAAAGCCCGCGTTGAAGATGCGATGCATGCGACGCGCGCGGCGGTCGAAGAAGGGATCGTCGCCGGCGGCGGCGTGACGCTTGTTCGTGCGGCGAAGGTTCTCGACACGCTCGTCGTCACCGGCGACAGCGACGAGAAGATCGGAGTCAACATCATCAAGCGCGCGGTCGAAGAGCCGCTCCGCCAGATCGTCGGCAACGCCGGCAAAGAAGGCGCGGTAATCGTCGAGAAGATCCGCAACGAAGACAGCGAAACGTACGGCTTCAACGCCGCGACGGAGGTTTTCGAAGATCTCGTCGCGGCCGGCGTCATCGACCCGGCCAAGGTCACGCGCACCGCTCTCCAGAACGCAGCCTCGATCGCCGGCCTGATGCTGACGACCGAAGCGATGATCTCGGAACTTCCGGACGACAAGCCGGAAATGGGCGGAATGCCCGGCGGCGGAATGGGAATGGGAATGTAA
- a CDS encoding VCBS repeat-containing protein: MFTRIVLLIALAFAAVISCSSAAGDRNWAFGTNGVRKTTFATSGSATAGVFQPDGKFLVIGWQFRSGTGTDFRIVRVGANGALDSSFGSNGVAFVAVSTRDDQALGIALQSDGKIIVVGSSRNSTAISDFAIVRLNENGSLDTSFGINGVAVTSVRPFDDIAYDVTIQVDGKIVVCGESGNNGTKTFGLVRYLTNGTLDTAFSDDGITTVDFPGGPSTCSAVRIQTENKIVATGNVGFGDFSASGFGFVRLNIDGSVDSTFGADGTRIVEVRNSTRRQNAPNDLLILPDGRILAAGSTLSDSPDSFDFAATRLTPDGSLDSSFASSGLLIVPFSGSATDGANTILPLPDGSFFLGGYANGGANLDFALARFSPNGTTDLRFGVNGRVVTPLTDQAELIHALRLDESGRILAGGMNNFETTMISYQNNGLRDFDFDGDKISDISIFRPSNGQWWLNRSTAGTITHTFGNSADVLTPGDFTGDGKTDVAIFRPSNGEWFVLRSEDFSFYSFPFGASNDIPVPADYDGDGKTDAAVFRPSDATWYIQRSSGGTTIQTFGAATDFPVPADYDGDGKTDIAIFRPSNGQWWLNRSTAGLIVHTFGTSTDKNIQGDYTGDGKTDVAIFRPSTGEWFVLRSEDASFYSFPFGANGDLPAPGDYDGDGKTDAAVFRPSSATWYLQRSTAGLLIQNFGASTDVPVPNVVVRP; the protein is encoded by the coding sequence GTGTTTACCCGGATAGTTCTTCTCATTGCCCTCGCATTTGCGGCTGTAATTTCATGCTCTTCAGCGGCCGGCGACCGAAACTGGGCGTTCGGCACGAATGGTGTGCGTAAAACGACATTTGCAACGAGCGGGTCGGCCACGGCTGGAGTATTCCAACCCGACGGCAAGTTCTTGGTTATAGGCTGGCAGTTCCGGAGTGGCACCGGCACGGACTTTCGAATCGTTCGCGTTGGGGCTAACGGAGCACTCGATTCTTCGTTCGGCTCGAACGGCGTTGCCTTTGTCGCCGTAAGTACCCGTGACGATCAGGCGCTAGGTATTGCGCTTCAAAGCGATGGCAAGATAATCGTTGTCGGATCCTCTCGAAATTCGACCGCCATTTCGGACTTCGCCATTGTCCGACTGAATGAAAACGGAAGTCTCGATACTTCATTCGGCATCAACGGCGTCGCAGTCACATCTGTTCGACCATTCGATGATATTGCATACGACGTCACTATTCAGGTTGATGGAAAGATCGTCGTTTGCGGCGAAAGCGGTAACAACGGAACCAAAACGTTTGGTCTGGTGCGTTACCTTACGAACGGAACTCTAGACACAGCTTTCAGCGACGACGGAATTACGACGGTGGATTTTCCGGGAGGTCCGTCTACCTGCTCTGCGGTTCGAATACAGACCGAGAACAAAATTGTCGCCACCGGAAACGTGGGTTTCGGAGATTTCAGCGCGTCTGGGTTTGGCTTCGTTCGGCTGAACATCGACGGCTCCGTGGATTCAACTTTCGGTGCCGACGGAACCCGCATTGTTGAGGTCCGAAATTCGACCCGACGACAAAATGCACCGAACGATCTTTTGATTCTGCCAGATGGAAGAATCCTCGCAGCAGGCTCCACCCTAAGTGACTCGCCGGATTCTTTCGACTTCGCTGCGACACGTCTCACCCCCGATGGCTCGCTAGACTCCTCGTTCGCGAGTTCGGGGCTACTAATTGTTCCGTTTTCAGGCTCCGCAACCGACGGGGCGAATACTATTCTCCCCCTTCCCGATGGGTCGTTTTTCTTGGGAGGTTACGCGAACGGCGGGGCAAATTTGGATTTCGCGCTCGCACGATTTTCACCGAACGGAACAACTGATCTGCGATTCGGCGTTAACGGGCGTGTTGTCACTCCTTTAACCGATCAAGCCGAGTTGATACACGCGTTGCGACTCGATGAATCCGGACGGATCCTCGCGGGCGGAATGAACAACTTCGAAACTACAATGATCAGTTACCAGAATAACGGACTGCGTGACTTTGATTTTGATGGCGACAAGATATCCGATATTTCGATCTTCCGGCCTTCGAACGGCCAGTGGTGGCTGAACCGGTCGACCGCCGGGACAATCACGCACACGTTCGGGAATTCAGCCGACGTGCTCACGCCCGGAGATTTCACCGGCGACGGGAAGACCGATGTTGCGATCTTCCGGCCTTCGAACGGCGAATGGTTCGTCTTGCGATCCGAGGATTTCTCGTTTTATTCGTTCCCGTTCGGGGCGTCGAACGATATCCCGGTTCCCGCCGATTACGACGGCGACGGCAAAACCGATGCGGCCGTTTTCAGGCCCTCGGATGCGACCTGGTACATTCAACGTTCGTCGGGCGGAACGACGATCCAAACGTTCGGCGCGGCGACCGACTTCCCCGTTCCCGCCGATTATGACGGCGACGGCAAAACGGACATCGCGATCTTTCGTCCGTCAAACGGTCAATGGTGGCTGAACCGGTCGACGGCAGGGTTGATCGTCCACACGTTCGGGACCTCGACCGACAAGAACATCCAGGGCGACTATACCGGCGACGGCAAGACGGACGTCGCGATTTTCAGACCGTCGACAGGAGAGTGGTTTGTCCTCAGAAGCGAGGACGCCTCGTTCTACTCGTTCCCGTTCGGCGCGAACGGCGACCTTCCCGCGCCGGGTGACTATGACGGAGACGGCAAGACGGACGCGGCAGTTTTCAGACCGTCAAGCGCGACCTGGTACCTGCAACGTTCGACCGCCGGCCTGCTCATCCAAAACTTCGGCGCTTCGACGGATGTTCCGGTTCCGAACGTGGTCGTTCGTCCATAA
- a CDS encoding VCBS repeat-containing protein produces the protein MKKIRPLSIAVLIFAFFGIVSAASNDNNVEWNGLEHDTFNNFYRTPFGAVTAGTVVNLRFRAFKNDLTGVFLRVYEYNPPTGTTAGPIDTAMAITSSDATYDYWSLSYQTPTTPKIIYYKIRVVDGTDTDYYSDFYADDHDNLGQGGGGGSFDNEPFPAFQITVYDPNFSTPSWIQNSAVYHIFPDRFRNGDITNDWCRAGNTTGCPSLYGASPASNRAFTTWNSQVCDPRQPSPCPNNYGSQFFGGDLKGIENKLDYIKGLGFDAIYLNPIFKARSNHRYDTDNFLAIADELGGDAAFASLVSAANQRGMKLILDGVWNHMSQDSEFFDYYHRSPVVGACESLASPYRSWFNFFNNNAPCTTADYEGWFGFGGLPALTENNAVKDFFYRTPTTNVTQYWYDRGAGGWRFDVAPDISHQWWNEYRGFAKTYKPDGPLIGEIFPDASQYLAGDQLDGSMNYRFRKNALGFARAVDWSDNDNNGSNRILGLSPSQFDASLRSIREDYPVPAQRAMLNLLDSHDTNRALYSLTAPGDSGLTQAKERLKLAALIQFTYIGAPMVYYGDEAGINAPSLGNSPGGLAEDDPYNRAPYPWADEAGNQNIYGPADTGLINFYTSLGAIRRRSKALRTGDFKTVLTGDTTAAATDDSTFAYARVDGNEKVLVVLNNGAASNSAALPVADLFADGTVLTDLLGSGNVTVTGGVASVVPAARSGMILAAKGGAPFDFDGDGKTDISIFRPSNGQWWLGRSADGLIVHTFGNSSDIQTPGDFTGDGKTDVSIFRPSNGEWFILRSEDFSFYSFPFGASGDVPVPADYDGDGKTDAAVFRPSDSTWYINRSSGGTTIEGFGVSGDRPVPADYDGDGKTDIAVFRPSLGQWWLKRSLAGVIAVTFGSATDRAVPGDFTGDGKTDIAIWRPSNGEWFILRSEDYTFYSFPFGANGDAPAPGDYDGDGKTDAAVFRPSNSTWYVQRSTAGTLIQGFGLSSDVPVPNAFVR, from the coding sequence ATGAAGAAAATTCGTCCTTTATCGATAGCGGTCTTGATCTTTGCCTTCTTCGGGATCGTTTCCGCAGCTTCAAACGACAACAACGTCGAATGGAACGGACTCGAACACGACACGTTCAACAATTTCTACCGGACGCCGTTTGGCGCGGTGACGGCCGGGACGGTCGTCAACCTCAGGTTCCGGGCGTTCAAAAACGATCTCACCGGCGTCTTCCTGAGGGTTTACGAATACAACCCGCCGACCGGCACGACCGCCGGGCCGATCGATACGGCGATGGCGATCACCTCGTCCGACGCGACCTACGATTACTGGTCGCTCAGCTACCAGACGCCGACGACGCCGAAGATCATCTACTACAAGATCCGCGTCGTCGACGGCACCGACACCGACTACTACAGCGATTTCTACGCGGACGACCACGACAATCTCGGACAGGGCGGCGGCGGCGGCTCGTTCGACAACGAACCGTTCCCGGCGTTCCAGATAACCGTTTACGACCCTAATTTCTCGACCCCGTCGTGGATCCAGAATTCGGCCGTGTATCACATTTTTCCCGACCGTTTCCGCAACGGCGACATCACCAACGACTGGTGCCGCGCCGGCAACACGACCGGCTGCCCGTCGCTTTACGGCGCGTCGCCGGCATCGAATCGGGCGTTCACGACCTGGAATTCGCAGGTTTGCGACCCGCGTCAGCCGTCGCCGTGCCCGAACAATTACGGTTCGCAGTTTTTCGGCGGCGATCTCAAGGGGATCGAGAACAAACTTGACTACATCAAGGGTCTCGGATTCGATGCGATCTATCTGAACCCGATCTTCAAGGCGCGTTCGAACCATCGCTACGATACAGACAATTTTCTCGCGATCGCCGACGAACTCGGCGGCGACGCGGCGTTCGCTTCCCTCGTCAGCGCGGCCAACCAGCGCGGGATGAAACTGATCCTCGACGGCGTCTGGAACCATATGTCGCAGGACAGCGAGTTTTTCGATTATTATCACCGTTCGCCGGTTGTCGGCGCGTGCGAAAGCCTCGCCTCGCCTTACCGTTCGTGGTTCAACTTCTTCAACAACAACGCTCCCTGCACGACCGCCGATTACGAGGGCTGGTTCGGTTTCGGCGGACTGCCGGCGCTCACCGAAAACAACGCCGTCAAGGACTTTTTCTACCGCACGCCGACGACCAACGTCACCCAATACTGGTACGACCGCGGTGCCGGGGGCTGGCGATTCGACGTCGCGCCGGACATCTCGCACCAGTGGTGGAACGAGTACCGCGGTTTCGCCAAGACCTACAAGCCGGACGGCCCTTTGATCGGCGAGATCTTCCCGGACGCGAGCCAGTATCTCGCCGGCGACCAACTCGACGGCTCGATGAACTACCGCTTCCGCAAAAACGCGCTCGGCTTCGCGAGGGCGGTCGACTGGTCCGACAACGACAACAACGGCAGCAACCGCATTCTCGGCCTTTCACCTTCGCAGTTTGACGCGTCGCTCCGCTCGATCCGCGAGGACTATCCGGTTCCGGCACAGCGCGCGATGCTCAATCTGCTCGATTCACACGACACGAACCGCGCGCTTTACAGCCTGACGGCGCCCGGCGACAGCGGTTTGACGCAGGCGAAGGAACGCCTCAAACTCGCGGCGCTGATACAGTTCACGTACATCGGCGCGCCGATGGTCTATTACGGCGACGAGGCCGGCATCAACGCGCCGTCGCTCGGCAACAGTCCGGGCGGACTTGCGGAGGACGATCCATACAACCGCGCGCCCTATCCTTGGGCGGATGAAGCCGGAAATCAGAATATCTACGGACCGGCCGATACGGGTCTGATCAACTTTTACACCTCGCTCGGCGCGATCCGCAGGCGTTCGAAGGCGCTCAGAACGGGTGACTTCAAGACGGTCCTGACCGGCGACACGACGGCCGCCGCAACCGACGACAGCACGTTCGCCTACGCCCGCGTAGACGGGAATGAAAAAGTACTCGTTGTGCTGAACAACGGCGCCGCGTCGAACAGCGCCGCGCTTCCAGTCGCCGATCTTTTTGCGGACGGGACTGTTTTGACCGATCTTCTCGGCTCGGGGAATGTGACGGTCACGGGCGGGGTCGCGAGCGTCGTGCCCGCCGCGCGTTCGGGAATGATACTCGCGGCAAAAGGCGGCGCGCCGTTCGACTTCGACGGCGACGGCAAAACGGATATTTCGATCTTCCGTCCGTCGAATGGTCAATGGTGGCTCGGACGCAGCGCCGACGGTTTGATTGTCCACACCTTCGGGAACTCGTCGGACATCCAGACGCCGGGCGATTTCACCGGCGACGGCAAAACGGACGTCTCGATCTTCCGACCGTCGAACGGGGAATGGTTCATTTTGAGATCCGAGGATTTTTCGTTTTACAGTTTCCCGTTCGGAGCGAGCGGCGACGTTCCCGTTCCGGCCGATTATGACGGCGACGGCAAAACTGACGCGGCCGTTTTCCGTCCGTCAGATTCGACTTGGTACATCAATCGTTCAAGCGGCGGAACAACGATCGAAGGCTTCGGCGTGAGTGGTGACCGGCCGGTTCCGGCCGACTACGACGGCGACGGCAAGACCGATATCGCGGTTTTCAGGCCAAGCCTTGGTCAATGGTGGTTGAAGCGTTCGCTAGCGGGCGTGATCGCGGTAACTTTCGGTTCGGCGACGGATCGCGCGGTGCCGGGCGATTTCACCGGCGACGGCAAGACCGACATCGCCATCTGGCGGCCTTCGAACGGTGAATGGTTCATCTTGAGAAGCGAGGACTACACGTTCTATTCGTTCCCGTTCGGGGCGAACGGCGACGCGCCGGCCCCCGGCGACTACGACGGCGACGGCAAAACGGATGCGGCGGTGTTTCGCCCGTCAAATTCAACTTGGTACGTCCAGCGCTCGACCGCCGGAACATTGATACAGGGATTCGGTCTTTCGTCCGACGTGCCGGTGCCGAATGCGTTCGTCAGATAG
- a CDS encoding GlsB/YeaQ/YmgE family stress response membrane protein codes for MFHIIGQLIGGLIVGAIAQILFLGNDPGGWTLRGFLITMGIGVAGSLIGTFAGRMIWRDENYRAGWIVSIAGAILLLLIFRVFLKF; via the coding sequence ATGTTTCATATCATTGGACAGTTGATCGGAGGCTTGATCGTCGGGGCGATCGCGCAGATATTGTTTCTCGGCAACGATCCGGGTGGTTGGACGCTGCGCGGATTCTTGATAACGATGGGCATCGGCGTCGCCGGGTCTTTGATAGGCACGTTTGCCGGTCGAATGATCTGGCGGGACGAGAACTATCGGGCGGGCTGGATAGTCTCGATCGCCGGCGCGATTCTTTTGTTGCTGATCTTCCGGGTGTTTCTGAAGTTCTGA
- a CDS encoding cytochrome c3 family protein: MRTRLALMLLGLAGGLIFVAGLSLQTAAPGERVIPEVIVLAEKAALGKVTFNHGNHITKKANADGTAALSCVDCHHAEQPATEAAKVAGRKTVYPADRTITLTAENWKDGTAPAVTACGVCHLAKDGKATILTEVPKSGTTVLNNQNALHKACATCHDNVVKARPTVQVPTTTKCLGCHKKA; the protein is encoded by the coding sequence ATGAGAACAAGACTTGCATTAATGCTATTGGGTTTGGCCGGCGGCCTGATCTTCGTCGCCGGGTTGAGTCTTCAGACCGCCGCGCCGGGAGAACGTGTGATCCCTGAGGTCATCGTTTTGGCCGAGAAGGCGGCACTTGGAAAGGTGACGTTCAACCACGGAAACCACATCACGAAAAAGGCGAACGCCGACGGCACTGCCGCACTGAGTTGCGTCGACTGCCATCACGCCGAACAGCCTGCGACCGAGGCGGCGAAGGTTGCCGGGCGGAAGACGGTCTATCCGGCGGACCGAACGATCACGTTGACCGCCGAGAACTGGAAAGACGGAACCGCACCGGCGGTAACGGCCTGCGGCGTTTGTCATCTGGCGAAAGACGGAAAAGCGACGATCCTGACCGAGGTTCCGAAATCCGGAACGACCGTTCTGAACAATCAGAATGCGCTTCACAAGGCTTGCGCGACCTGTCACGACAATGTCGTGAAAGCGAGGCCGACGGTTCAGGTGCCGACGACTACGAAATGCCTCGGCTGCCATAAGAAGGCCTGA
- a CDS encoding VCBS repeat-containing protein, whose protein sequence is MKSKFILKAFLAIAALTTSALGVTINETIDTTAPAANPSYRAVTGQQTGRLSRNTIVSTCGTAKTNPGSGAATELRQYDDYRFVALGSGCLTVTLSNAGDNVLFGVAYDQTGLNPANPTANYLADMGLSPTSAVPSRTFSFDVTAGEIFHIVIHEVNAGGAIGQTYTLDVGGVKIVPDFSVTEIIDTTSAQQNPAYTAATGPQTGRLNRFPPASDCSGLKANPGLFTTMGTRQVDLYSFTPASSGCARVTLSHTGADSVHIVAYNQSGYVPTNPSTNYLADSGASATNNSVTFSFLVTRGVRFYIVVSEVNPGAGIGDSYTLNISNIRVAPLIRVTSTLDATSPSTNPDFTAATGVQTGRINRLPPPSDCNALKTAPGLSSPTGSRDYDVYTFTPARPGCVEVTLKSLGGPLLYAAAYSNLGFNPANPALNFVADGGTSPTLGNPESFSFLVSAGVPFSIVVHEVDVGAVGQSYSLEVEGIAMNATTRAAMFDFDGDRRTDPSIFRPSVGEWWYIRSSDGGNNAFQFGAATDMLAPADFTGDGKTDIAFFRPSTGFWYVLRSENTTFYSFPFGLAGDIPAPGDFDGDGRDDAAVFRPTNSTWYIQNSGGGTTILGFGLPGDLPVPADYDGDNKADIAVFRPTLGQWWLRRSNQGLIVQNFGTSSDRTVPADYTGDGRADVAIFRPSLNSWYVLRSEDSSYYSFPFGASGDVPVPGDYDGDGLADAVVYRPSTRTWYKQQTTNGFEAINFGAASDLPVPNAYVR, encoded by the coding sequence ATGAAAAGCAAATTTATTCTGAAAGCGTTTCTGGCCATCGCTGCGCTCACGACAAGTGCTCTCGGCGTAACGATCAATGAAACCATCGACACAACTGCTCCAGCGGCGAATCCATCGTATCGGGCGGTTACCGGGCAACAGACCGGCCGACTGTCGCGCAACACCATTGTGAGCACCTGCGGTACGGCCAAGACCAATCCCGGCAGCGGCGCGGCTACGGAGCTCAGACAATACGATGATTACCGGTTCGTCGCGCTCGGAAGCGGATGTTTGACCGTCACACTGAGCAACGCCGGCGACAACGTGTTGTTTGGCGTCGCATACGACCAGACCGGACTGAATCCGGCAAATCCAACGGCAAACTACCTGGCCGATATGGGCCTCAGCCCGACTTCGGCCGTCCCTTCGAGAACTTTTTCGTTTGACGTCACCGCCGGCGAGATCTTTCACATCGTCATCCACGAGGTAAATGCCGGCGGCGCGATCGGGCAGACCTATACTCTCGATGTCGGAGGCGTCAAGATCGTTCCGGACTTTTCGGTCACGGAGATTATCGACACAACGTCGGCGCAGCAAAATCCGGCCTATACCGCCGCTACCGGACCGCAAACCGGGCGGCTAAATCGGTTTCCACCCGCGAGCGATTGCAGCGGATTGAAAGCAAATCCCGGGTTGTTCACGACGATGGGGACGCGCCAGGTCGATCTTTATTCTTTTACGCCAGCCTCTTCGGGCTGCGCACGGGTCACTCTGAGCCACACCGGCGCCGATTCGGTGCACATCGTGGCCTATAACCAAAGCGGATATGTCCCGACGAACCCGTCGACCAACTATCTGGCCGACTCCGGTGCAAGCGCGACCAACAATTCGGTGACGTTTTCCTTCCTTGTGACGCGCGGAGTCCGGTTTTACATCGTCGTCAGCGAGGTCAATCCCGGCGCCGGCATCGGCGACTCTTACACACTGAACATCAGCAACATCAGAGTCGCTCCGCTGATCCGGGTCACATCGACGCTTGATGCGACCTCGCCATCGACAAATCCCGACTTCACTGCGGCAACCGGCGTGCAGACCGGAAGGATAAATCGACTTCCGCCGCCCTCGGACTGCAACGCATTGAAAACAGCGCCCGGTTTGAGCAGTCCGACAGGCTCGAGAGACTATGACGTTTACACGTTTACGCCGGCCAGGCCGGGTTGCGTTGAGGTAACGCTCAAGTCCCTTGGCGGGCCGCTTCTTTACGCGGCCGCCTATAGCAACCTCGGATTCAATCCGGCCAATCCGGCACTGAATTTCGTCGCCGACGGAGGCACGAGCCCGACTCTGGGCAATCCGGAGAGTTTCTCGTTTCTCGTATCCGCCGGTGTGCCGTTCAGCATTGTCGTCCATGAGGTCGATGTCGGGGCCGTCGGCCAGTCGTATTCGCTTGAGGTGGAAGGAATAGCGATGAACGCGACGACGCGCGCGGCGATGTTCGATTTCGACGGCGACCGCCGTACAGATCCAAGCATCTTCCGGCCGTCCGTCGGCGAATGGTGGTACATCCGCTCATCCGACGGTGGAAACAACGCGTTCCAGTTCGGAGCCGCGACAGATATGTTGGCCCCGGCCGATTTTACCGGTGACGGCAAGACGGATATCGCGTTCTTCCGGCCTTCGACAGGCTTCTGGTATGTGCTGAGAAGCGAGAACACAACGTTTTACTCGTTCCCGTTCGGATTGGCGGGCGACATTCCCGCCCCGGGCGATTTCGACGGCGACGGCAGAGATGACGCGGCCGTTTTCCGTCCGACCAACAGTACCTGGTACATCCAGAATTCGGGCGGTGGGACAACGATCCTGGGATTCGGATTGCCGGGCGATCTGCCGGTGCCGGCGGATTATGACGGCGACAACAAAGCAGACATCGCTGTTTTCCGTCCGACGCTCGGACAATGGTGGCTAAGGCGCTCGAATCAAGGACTGATCGTCCAGAACTTCGGAACGAGTTCAGACCGGACGGTTCCCGCGGACTATACCGGCGACGGACGGGCCGATGTCGCGATCTTCAGGCCGTCGTTGAACAGTTGGTATGTTCTCCGAAGCGAAGATTCGTCGTACTACTCGTTCCCGTTCGGCGCATCGGGCGATGTCCCGGTTCCCGGCGATTATGACGGCGACGGACTTGCCGACGCCGTTGTTTACAGACCGTCGACGCGCACGTGGTACAAACAGCAAACAACGAACGGTTTTGAAGCCATCAATTTCGGCGCCGCAAGCGATTTGCCGGTTCCGAATGCATACGTTCGCTAA